A stretch of the Lolium perenne isolate Kyuss_39 chromosome 3, Kyuss_2.0, whole genome shotgun sequence genome encodes the following:
- the LOC127343766 gene encoding polynucleotide 3'-phosphatase ZDP isoform X3, giving the protein MPSCSRNEGQIGTAATDPATAAGVSGDHVLTGHLPLSSRPPSPPPHAVIPAPTDRTAQNPSHHPTAPSSSPFPTFPRMLLASLFSRNPSLRFLPAAVRAARAAMSASPPAELAPRAAVTVEYAKSARSACKGCSAAIAKGALRLGAHARDPRAGYDTTKWYHVACFPASSHPLGPLDKLPGFLWIKESERDELRALAKNNESDGTELGPSEEPSAKKAKADPSSPEAAVADKGTVSVEYAKSARSTCKGCNVSIAKGAVRLGVAAHDPRGWDSTKWYHVACFPASSHPLGPVEMLSGFDSIKDEDRVELQELEKNNKRDQAAVGPLEGPSPSKANPEVEVAEKSSPGNKGVGTVIPFSASHVKKEYKDATLPAHWKAFETVIFREQDDGLRASAKIAAFDFDGCLAKTSVKITGADKWSLQHKSIPSKLQSLYNDGYKLVIFTNESNIDRWKNKRQQAVDSKVGRLDNFIECVKVPIQVFIACGVGKGKGTPDDRFRKPNSGMWWLMAEHFNSGIAIDMDQSFYVGDAAGRENDHSDADIKFAKDIGLKFHVPEEFFGP; this is encoded by the exons atgcccagctgTAGCCGCAACGAGGGGCAAATAGGAACCGCCGCAACCGACCCCGCGACGGCAGCAGGTGTCAGCGGAGACCACGTCCTCACCGGCCACcttcctctttcttcccgcccgcCCTCGCCGCCGCCCCACGCCGTGATTCCAGCGCCGACCGACCGCACCGCACAAAACCCTAGCCACCACCCCACCGCCCCGTCCTCATCCCCATTCCCCACCTTCCCTCGCATGCTCCTGGCCTCCCTCTTCTCCCGAAACCCCAGCCTCCGCTTCCTCCCCGCCGCCGtccgcgccgcccgcgccgcaaTGTCCGCCTCGCCGCCGGCGGAGCTCGCCCCCAGGGCGGCCGTCACCGTCGAGTACGCCAAGTCCGCCCGCTCCGCCTGCAAGGGCTGCAGCGCCGCCATCGCCAAGGGCGCGCTCCGCCTCGGCGCCCACGCCCGCGACCCCCGCGCCGGCTACGACACCACCAAGTGGTACCACGTCGCCTGCTTCCCCGCCTCCTCCCACCCGCTCGGCCCCCTCGACAAGCTCCCGGGCTTCCTTTGGATTAAG GAGAGCGAGCGTGACGAGCTGCGAGCGCTTGCCAAG AACAACGAGAGTGACGGGACCGAACTCGGTCCATCGGAAGAGCCGAGCGCGAAGAAAGCCAAGGCAGATCCATCTTCGCCCGAAGCGGCAGTGGCAGATAAGGGAACTGTCTCTGTTGAATACGCCAAGTCTGCCCGTTCCACCTGCAAGGGCTGCAACGTAAGCATCGCAAAGGGCGCAGTTCGCCTCGGCGTCGCAGCCCACGACCCCCGTGGCTGGGACAGCACCAAGTGGTACCACGTCGCCTGCTTCCCCGCCTCGTCGCACCCGCTGGGTCCTGTTGAGATGCTCAGCGGGTTCGACTCCATTAAG GATGAGGATCGCGTGGAGTTGCAGGAGCTAGAGAAG AATAATAAGAGAGACCAGGCTGCAGTCGGTCCACTGGAAGGGCCAAGTCCAAGCAAAGCAAATCCTGAAGTGGAGGTGGCAGAAAAG TCGTCCCCAGGAAACAAAGGGGTTGGTACAGTAATACCCTTTTCAGCTTCTCATGTCAAGAAAGAATACAAG GATGCCACCCTTCCTGCTCACTGGAAAGCTTTTGAGACAGTTATTTTCCGTGAGCAG GATGATGGCCTTCGTGCTTCAGCTAAGATTGCTGCTTTCGATTTCGATGGGTGCCTTGCCAAAACTTCAGTGAAGAT CACTGGTGCAGACAAGTGGTCTTTACAGCATAAATCCATTCCTAGCAAGTTGCAAAGCCTGTACAACGATGGTTACAAGTTG GTCATATTCACCAACGAGTCAAACATTGACCGCTGGAAGAATAAGCGGCAGCAAGCTGTTGACTCAAAAGTTGGACGTCTTGATAATTTTATTGAGTGTGTTAAAGTCCCTATTCAG GTTTTCATTGCATGTGGTGTAGGGAAAGGAAAAGGCACACCAGACGATCGATTTCGCAAACCAAATTCGGGAATGTGGTGGTTGATGGCAGAGCATTTCAATTCAGGAATTGCCATCGACATGGATCA ATCTTTCTATGTTGGTGATGCTGCTGGGAGAGAGAACGATCATAGCGACGCAGATATAAAATTTGCTAAG GATATCGGTCTGAAGTTTCACGTTCCTGAAGAATTCTTTGGTCCCTAG
- the LOC127343766 gene encoding polynucleotide 3'-phosphatase ZDP isoform X1 produces MPSCSRNEGQIGTAATDPATAAGVSGDHVLTGHLPLSSRPPSPPPHAVIPAPTDRTAQNPSHHPTAPSSSPFPTFPRMLLASLFSRNPSLRFLPAAVRAARAAMSASPPAELAPRAAVTVEYAKSARSACKGCSAAIAKGALRLGAHARDPRAGYDTTKWYHVACFPASSHPLGPLDKLPGFLWIKESERDELRALAKNNESDGTELGPSEEPSAKKAKADPSSPEAAVADKGTVSVEYAKSARSTCKGCNVSIAKGAVRLGVAAHDPRGWDSTKWYHVACFPASSHPLGPVEMLSGFDSIKDEDRVELQELEKNNKRDQAAVGPLEGPSPSKANPEVEVAEKNNKSDGTELGPSEEPSAKKAKADLSSPESVVAEKGTVSVEYAKSARSTCKGCNVSIVKGALRLGVAAHDPRGWDSTKWYHVACFPTSSHPLGPVEMLKGFDSIKDDDRLELQELEKNNKRDQAAVSPLEVPSPNKAKPEVEVAEKNNKRDQAAVGPLEVPSPEKTKSCISLPEVEVAEKSSPGNKGVGTVIPFSASHVKKEYKDATLPAHWKAFETVIFREQDDGLRASAKIAAFDFDGCLAKTSVKITGADKWSLQHKSIPSKLQSLYNDGYKLVIFTNESNIDRWKNKRQQAVDSKVGRLDNFIECVKVPIQVFIACGVGKGKGTPDDRFRKPNSGMWWLMAEHFNSGIAIDMDQSFYVGDAAGRENDHSDADIKFAKDIGLKFHVPEEFFGP; encoded by the exons atgcccagctgTAGCCGCAACGAGGGGCAAATAGGAACCGCCGCAACCGACCCCGCGACGGCAGCAGGTGTCAGCGGAGACCACGTCCTCACCGGCCACcttcctctttcttcccgcccgcCCTCGCCGCCGCCCCACGCCGTGATTCCAGCGCCGACCGACCGCACCGCACAAAACCCTAGCCACCACCCCACCGCCCCGTCCTCATCCCCATTCCCCACCTTCCCTCGCATGCTCCTGGCCTCCCTCTTCTCCCGAAACCCCAGCCTCCGCTTCCTCCCCGCCGCCGtccgcgccgcccgcgccgcaaTGTCCGCCTCGCCGCCGGCGGAGCTCGCCCCCAGGGCGGCCGTCACCGTCGAGTACGCCAAGTCCGCCCGCTCCGCCTGCAAGGGCTGCAGCGCCGCCATCGCCAAGGGCGCGCTCCGCCTCGGCGCCCACGCCCGCGACCCCCGCGCCGGCTACGACACCACCAAGTGGTACCACGTCGCCTGCTTCCCCGCCTCCTCCCACCCGCTCGGCCCCCTCGACAAGCTCCCGGGCTTCCTTTGGATTAAG GAGAGCGAGCGTGACGAGCTGCGAGCGCTTGCCAAG AACAACGAGAGTGACGGGACCGAACTCGGTCCATCGGAAGAGCCGAGCGCGAAGAAAGCCAAGGCAGATCCATCTTCGCCCGAAGCGGCAGTGGCAGATAAGGGAACTGTCTCTGTTGAATACGCCAAGTCTGCCCGTTCCACCTGCAAGGGCTGCAACGTAAGCATCGCAAAGGGCGCAGTTCGCCTCGGCGTCGCAGCCCACGACCCCCGTGGCTGGGACAGCACCAAGTGGTACCACGTCGCCTGCTTCCCCGCCTCGTCGCACCCGCTGGGTCCTGTTGAGATGCTCAGCGGGTTCGACTCCATTAAG GATGAGGATCGCGTGGAGTTGCAGGAGCTAGAGAAG AATAATAAGAGAGACCAGGCTGCAGTCGGTCCACTGGAAGGGCCAAGTCCAAGCAAAGCAAATCCTGAAGTGGAGGTGGCAGAAAAG AACAACAAGAGCGATGGGACTGAACTAGGTCCATCGGAAGAGCCAAGTGCGAAGAAAGCAAAGGCAGATCTATCTTCGCCTGAATCGGTGGTGGCAGAGAAGGGAACCGTCTCTGTTGAATACGCCAAGTCTGCCCGTTCCACCTGCAAGGGCTGCAACGTAAGCATCGTGAAGGGCGCACTTCGCCTCGGTGTCGCAGCCCACGATCCCCGTGGCTGGGATAGCACCAAGTGGTACCACGTCGCCTGCTTCCCTACCTCGTCGCACCCGCTCGGTCCTGTTGAGATGCTCAAGGGGTTTGACTCCATTAAG GATGACGATCGCCTGGAGTTGCAGGAACTAGAGAAG AATAATAAGAGAGACCAGGCTGCTGTCAGTCCACTGGAAGTGCCAAGTCCAAACAAAGCAAAGCCTGAAGTGGAGGTGGCAGAAAAG AATAATAAGAGAGACCAGGCTGCAGTCGGTCCACTGGAAGTGCCAAGTCCAGAGAAAACAAAATCCTGTATATCTTTACCTGAAGTGGAGGTGGCAGAAAAG TCGTCCCCAGGAAACAAAGGGGTTGGTACAGTAATACCCTTTTCAGCTTCTCATGTCAAGAAAGAATACAAG GATGCCACCCTTCCTGCTCACTGGAAAGCTTTTGAGACAGTTATTTTCCGTGAGCAG GATGATGGCCTTCGTGCTTCAGCTAAGATTGCTGCTTTCGATTTCGATGGGTGCCTTGCCAAAACTTCAGTGAAGAT CACTGGTGCAGACAAGTGGTCTTTACAGCATAAATCCATTCCTAGCAAGTTGCAAAGCCTGTACAACGATGGTTACAAGTTG GTCATATTCACCAACGAGTCAAACATTGACCGCTGGAAGAATAAGCGGCAGCAAGCTGTTGACTCAAAAGTTGGACGTCTTGATAATTTTATTGAGTGTGTTAAAGTCCCTATTCAG GTTTTCATTGCATGTGGTGTAGGGAAAGGAAAAGGCACACCAGACGATCGATTTCGCAAACCAAATTCGGGAATGTGGTGGTTGATGGCAGAGCATTTCAATTCAGGAATTGCCATCGACATGGATCA ATCTTTCTATGTTGGTGATGCTGCTGGGAGAGAGAACGATCATAGCGACGCAGATATAAAATTTGCTAAG GATATCGGTCTGAAGTTTCACGTTCCTGAAGAATTCTTTGGTCCCTAG
- the LOC127343766 gene encoding polynucleotide 3'-phosphatase ZDP isoform X2 translates to MPSCSRNEGQIGTAATDPATAAGVSGDHVLTGHLPLSSRPPSPPPHAVIPAPTDRTAQNPSHHPTAPSSSPFPTFPRMLLASLFSRNPSLRFLPAAVRAARAAMSASPPAELAPRAAVTVEYAKSARSACKGCSAAIAKGALRLGAHARDPRAGYDTTKWYHVACFPASSHPLGPLDKLPGFLWIKESERDELRALAKNNESDGTELGPSEEPSAKKAKADPSSPEAAVADKGTVSVEYAKSARSTCKGCNVSIAKGAVRLGVAAHDPRGWDSTKWYHVACFPASSHPLGPVEMLSGFDSIKDEDRVELQELEKNNKRDQAAVGPLEGPSPSKANPEVEVAEKNNKSDGTELGPSEEPSAKKAKADLSSPESVVAEKGTVSVEYAKSARSTCKGCNVSIVKGALRLGVAAHDPRGWDSTKWYHVACFPTSSHPLGPVEMLKGFDSIKDDDRLELQELEKNNKRDQAAVSPLEVPSPNKAKPEVEVAEKSSPGNKGVGTVIPFSASHVKKEYKDATLPAHWKAFETVIFREQDDGLRASAKIAAFDFDGCLAKTSVKITGADKWSLQHKSIPSKLQSLYNDGYKLVIFTNESNIDRWKNKRQQAVDSKVGRLDNFIECVKVPIQVFIACGVGKGKGTPDDRFRKPNSGMWWLMAEHFNSGIAIDMDQSFYVGDAAGRENDHSDADIKFAKDIGLKFHVPEEFFGP, encoded by the exons atgcccagctgTAGCCGCAACGAGGGGCAAATAGGAACCGCCGCAACCGACCCCGCGACGGCAGCAGGTGTCAGCGGAGACCACGTCCTCACCGGCCACcttcctctttcttcccgcccgcCCTCGCCGCCGCCCCACGCCGTGATTCCAGCGCCGACCGACCGCACCGCACAAAACCCTAGCCACCACCCCACCGCCCCGTCCTCATCCCCATTCCCCACCTTCCCTCGCATGCTCCTGGCCTCCCTCTTCTCCCGAAACCCCAGCCTCCGCTTCCTCCCCGCCGCCGtccgcgccgcccgcgccgcaaTGTCCGCCTCGCCGCCGGCGGAGCTCGCCCCCAGGGCGGCCGTCACCGTCGAGTACGCCAAGTCCGCCCGCTCCGCCTGCAAGGGCTGCAGCGCCGCCATCGCCAAGGGCGCGCTCCGCCTCGGCGCCCACGCCCGCGACCCCCGCGCCGGCTACGACACCACCAAGTGGTACCACGTCGCCTGCTTCCCCGCCTCCTCCCACCCGCTCGGCCCCCTCGACAAGCTCCCGGGCTTCCTTTGGATTAAG GAGAGCGAGCGTGACGAGCTGCGAGCGCTTGCCAAG AACAACGAGAGTGACGGGACCGAACTCGGTCCATCGGAAGAGCCGAGCGCGAAGAAAGCCAAGGCAGATCCATCTTCGCCCGAAGCGGCAGTGGCAGATAAGGGAACTGTCTCTGTTGAATACGCCAAGTCTGCCCGTTCCACCTGCAAGGGCTGCAACGTAAGCATCGCAAAGGGCGCAGTTCGCCTCGGCGTCGCAGCCCACGACCCCCGTGGCTGGGACAGCACCAAGTGGTACCACGTCGCCTGCTTCCCCGCCTCGTCGCACCCGCTGGGTCCTGTTGAGATGCTCAGCGGGTTCGACTCCATTAAG GATGAGGATCGCGTGGAGTTGCAGGAGCTAGAGAAG AATAATAAGAGAGACCAGGCTGCAGTCGGTCCACTGGAAGGGCCAAGTCCAAGCAAAGCAAATCCTGAAGTGGAGGTGGCAGAAAAG AACAACAAGAGCGATGGGACTGAACTAGGTCCATCGGAAGAGCCAAGTGCGAAGAAAGCAAAGGCAGATCTATCTTCGCCTGAATCGGTGGTGGCAGAGAAGGGAACCGTCTCTGTTGAATACGCCAAGTCTGCCCGTTCCACCTGCAAGGGCTGCAACGTAAGCATCGTGAAGGGCGCACTTCGCCTCGGTGTCGCAGCCCACGATCCCCGTGGCTGGGATAGCACCAAGTGGTACCACGTCGCCTGCTTCCCTACCTCGTCGCACCCGCTCGGTCCTGTTGAGATGCTCAAGGGGTTTGACTCCATTAAG GATGACGATCGCCTGGAGTTGCAGGAACTAGAGAAG AATAATAAGAGAGACCAGGCTGCTGTCAGTCCACTGGAAGTGCCAAGTCCAAACAAAGCAAAGCCTGAAGTGGAGGTGGCAGAAAAG TCGTCCCCAGGAAACAAAGGGGTTGGTACAGTAATACCCTTTTCAGCTTCTCATGTCAAGAAAGAATACAAG GATGCCACCCTTCCTGCTCACTGGAAAGCTTTTGAGACAGTTATTTTCCGTGAGCAG GATGATGGCCTTCGTGCTTCAGCTAAGATTGCTGCTTTCGATTTCGATGGGTGCCTTGCCAAAACTTCAGTGAAGAT CACTGGTGCAGACAAGTGGTCTTTACAGCATAAATCCATTCCTAGCAAGTTGCAAAGCCTGTACAACGATGGTTACAAGTTG GTCATATTCACCAACGAGTCAAACATTGACCGCTGGAAGAATAAGCGGCAGCAAGCTGTTGACTCAAAAGTTGGACGTCTTGATAATTTTATTGAGTGTGTTAAAGTCCCTATTCAG GTTTTCATTGCATGTGGTGTAGGGAAAGGAAAAGGCACACCAGACGATCGATTTCGCAAACCAAATTCGGGAATGTGGTGGTTGATGGCAGAGCATTTCAATTCAGGAATTGCCATCGACATGGATCA ATCTTTCTATGTTGGTGATGCTGCTGGGAGAGAGAACGATCATAGCGACGCAGATATAAAATTTGCTAAG GATATCGGTCTGAAGTTTCACGTTCCTGAAGAATTCTTTGGTCCCTAG
- the LOC127338595 gene encoding 3'-5' exonuclease-like: MSTRIVKDFGNGHYIVAFGEDRVYTTLTSSGDVVTGWLDLIYRIHRRRLDTLVVGLDVEWRPAQSRGAAPGPVALLQICVGRRCLVFQILRADYVPDSLFDFFADERLTFVGVGVGADAQKLSAHYGLEVANTVDLRYFAADVLGKPALRRAGLQGVVWQVMGVWPEKPHHVQVSAWDAQRLTLEQLQYACADAFMSFEVGRRLYDGVY; the protein is encoded by the coding sequence ATGTCGACTAGAATCGTCAAGGACTTCGGCAACGGCCACTACATCGTGGCGTTCGGCGAGGACCGCGTCTACACCACCCTGACGTCCTCCGGCGACGTCGTCACCGGGTGGCTGGACCTGATCTACCgcatccaccgccgccgcctcgacACGCTCGTCGTGGGCCTCGACGTCGAGTGGCGCCCCGCCCAGTCCCGCGGCGCCGCGCCGGGCCCCGTCGCGCTGCTGCAGATCTGCGTCGGCCGCCGCTGCCTCGTCTTCCAGATCCTCCGCGCCGACTACGTCCCGGACTCGCTGTTCGACTTCTTCGCCGACGAGCGCCTCACCTTCGTCGGCGTCGGGGTCGGCGCCGACGCGCAGAAGCTCAGCGCCCACTACGGGCTGGAGGTGGCCAACACGGTGGACCTGCGCTACTTCGCCGCCGACGTGCTGGGGAAGCCGGCGCTGCGGAGGGCCGGGCTGCAGGGCGTCGTGTGGCAGGTGATGGGCGTGTGGCCGGAGAAGCCGCACCACGTGCAGGTCAGCGCCTGGGACGCGCAGCGGCTGACGCTGGAGCAGCTGCAGTACGCCTGTGCCGACGCCTTCATGTCCTTCGAGGTCGGCCGGAGGCTCTACGACGGCGTCTACTAG